One stretch of Scyliorhinus canicula chromosome 7, sScyCan1.1, whole genome shotgun sequence DNA includes these proteins:
- the LOC119969736 gene encoding uncharacterized protein LOC119969736 isoform X2 yields the protein MVLAWIGSRRKAGGRGCTWTGRWTGFAANWISKLWMSSSVFLPRITNKLLNQKFVPSHRNFMIDIIVLPPLLNFAHCPRARGRPFWTEVKGVLRDGNALPESDHGETVVGDSHWDSGVEEGIQ from the exons ATGGTCCTGGCATGGATTGGCAGCCGCAGGAAGGCAGGAGGCAGGGGCTGCACATGGACAGGGCGCTGGACTGGCTTCGCTGCCAATTG GATCTCAAAACTGTGGATGTCTTCCTCTGTCTTTCTTCCTCGTATAACCAACAAGCTCTTAAACCAAAAGTTTGTGCCATCTCATCGCAACTTCATGATTGATATCATCGTCTTACCTCCTCTTCTCAACTttgctcattgtcccagggcaaGGGGACGGCCATTTTGGACTGAAGTGAAGGGAGTACTCAGAg ACGGAAATGCGCTTCCAGAATCAGACCATGGTGAAACAGTTGTTGGAGATTCACACTGGGATTCAGGAGTTGAAGAAGGAATACAATAG
- the LOC119969736 gene encoding protein FAM167A-like isoform X1 produces the protein MEPLLSKLRDFSAKSSRFAGGRGRGGPAGLCVGQDGPGMDWQPQEGRRQGLHMDRALDWLRCQLTEMRFQNQTMVKQLLEIHTGIQELKKEYNSDHDLSVLGSDSEDSEDDDSLNRSQPNPRRLTQRHNRRNSVP, from the exons ATGGAGCCGCTGCTGAGCAAACTGCGGGACTTCTCCGCCAAAAGCAGCAGATTCGCGGGCGGGAGAGGCAGGGGCGGCCCAGCCGGGCTCTGTGTGGGGCAGGATGGTCCTGGCATGGATTGGCAGCCGCAGGAAGGCAGGAGGCAGGGGCTGCACATGGACAGGGCGCTGGACTGGCTTCGCTGCCAATTG ACGGAAATGCGCTTCCAGAATCAGACCATGGTGAAACAGTTGTTGGAGATTCACACTGGGATTCAGGAGTTGAAGAAGGAATACAATAGTGACCATGATCTGTCAGTCTTGGGGAGCGACAGTGAGGACTCTGAAGATGATGACAGTTTAAACCGCTCTCAGCCTAACCCCAGGCGACTGACCCAGAGACACAATCGCAGAAACTCAGTACCCTGA